The following proteins are co-located in the Gorilla gorilla gorilla isolate KB3781 chromosome 7, NHGRI_mGorGor1-v2.1_pri, whole genome shotgun sequence genome:
- the GPAA1 gene encoding glycosylphosphatidylinositol anchor attachment 1 protein isoform X1, translating into MGLLSDPVRRRALARLVLRLNAPLCVLSYVAGIAWFLALVFPPLTQRTYMSENAMGSTMVEEQFAGGDRARAFARDFAAHRKKSGALPVAWLERTMRSVGLEVYTQSFSRKLPFPDETHERYMVSGTNVYGILRAPRAASTESLVLTVPCGSDSTNSQAVGLLLALAAHFRGQIYWAKDIVFLVTEHDLLGTEAWLEAYHDVNVTGMQSSPLQGRAGAIQAAVALELSSDVVTSLDVAVEGLNGQLPNLDLLNLFQTFCQKGGLLCTLQGKLQPQDWTSLDGPLQGLQTLLLMVLRQASGRPHGSHGLFLRYRVEALTLRGINSFRQYKYDLVAVGKALEGMFRKLNHLLERLHQSFFLYLLPGLSRFVSIGLYMPAVGFLLLVLGLKALELWMQLHEAGMGLEEPGGAPGPSVPLPPSQGVGLASLVAPLLISQAMGLALYVLPVLGQHVATQHFPVAEAEAVVLTLLAIYAAGLALPHNTHRPLSCRVISTQAPDRGWMALKLVALIYLALQLGCIALTNFSLGFLLATTMVPAAVLAKPHGPRTVYAALLVLTSPAATLLGSLFLWRELQEAPLSLAEGWQLFLAALAQGVLEHHTYGALLFPLLSLGLYPCWLLFWNVLFWK; encoded by the exons ATGGGCCTCCTGTCGGACCCGGTTCGCCGGCGCGCGCTCGCCCGCCTAGTGCTGCGCCTCAACGCGCCGTTGTG CGTGCTGAGCTACGTGGCAGGCATCGCCTGGTTCTTGGCGCTGGTTTTCCCGCCGCTGACCCAGCGCACTTACATGTCGGAGAACGCCATGGGCTCCACCATGGTGGAGGAGCAGTTTGCGGGCGGAGACCGTGCCCGGGCTTTTGCCCGGGACTTCGCCGCCCACCGCAAGAAGTCGGG GGCTCTGCCAGTGGCCTGGCTTGAACGGACGATGCGGTCAGTAGGGCTGGAGGTCTACACGCAGAGTTTCTCCCGGAAACTGCCCTTCCCAGATGAGACCCACGAGCGCTAT ATGGTGTCAGGCACCAACGTGTACGGCATCCTGCGGGCCCCGCGTGCTGCCAGCACCGAGTCGCTTGTGCTCACCGTGCCCTGTGGCTCTGACTCTACCAACAGCCAGGCTGTGGGGCTGCTGCTGGCACTGGCTGCCCACTTCCGGG GGCAGATATATTGGGCCAAAGATATCGTCTTCCTGGTGACAGAACATGACCTTCTGGGCACTGAGGCTTGGCTTGAAGCCTACCACGATGTCAATGTCACTG GCATGCAGTCGTCTCCCCTGCAGGGCCGAGCTGGGGCCATTCAGGCGGCCGTGGCCCTGGAGCTGAGCAGTGATGTGGTCACCAGCCTCGATGTGGCCGTGGAGGGGCTTAACGGGCAGCTGCCCAACCTTGACCTGCTCAATCTCTTCCAGACCTTCTGCCAGAAAGGGGGCCTGTTGTGCACGCTTCAGGGCAAG CTGCAGCCCCAGGACTGGACATCATTGGATGGACCGCTGCAGGGCCTGCAGACACTGCTGCTCATGGTTCTGCGGCAGGCCTCTGGCCGCCCCCACGGCTCCCATGGCCTCTTCCTGCGCTACCGTGTGGAGGCCCTAACCCTGCGTGGCATCAATAGCTTCCGCCAGTACAAGTATGACCTGGTGGCAGTGGGCAA GGCTTTGGAGGGCATGTTCCGCAAGCTCAACCACCTCCTGGAGCGCCTGCACCAGTCCTTCTTCCTCTACTTGCTCCCCGGCCTCTCCCGCTTCGTCTCCATCGGCCTCTACATGCCCGCTGTCGGCTTCTTGCTCCTGGTCCTTGGTCTCAAG GCTCTGGAACTGTGGATGCAGCTGCATGAGGCCGGAATGGGCCTTGAGGAGCCCGGGGGTGCCCCTGGCCCCAGTGTCCCCCTTCCCCCATCACAG GGTGTGGGGCTGGCCTCGCTCGTGGCACCTCTGCTGATCTCGCAGGCCATGGGACTGGCCCTCTATGTCCTGCCAGTGCTGGGCCAACACGTTGCCACCCAGCACTTCCCAGTggcagaggctgaggctgtggtGCTGACACTGCTGGCGATTTATGCagctggcctggccctgccccacaATACCCACCG TCCTTTGTCTTGCAGGGTGATAAGCACACAGGCCCCAGACAGGGGCTGGATGGCACTGAAGCTGGTAGCCCTGATCTACCTAGCACTGCAGCTGGGCTGCATCGCCCTCACCAACTTCTCACTGGGCTTCCTGCTGGCCACCACCATGGTGCCCGCTGCTGTGCTTGCCAAGCCTCATGGGCCCCG GACCGTCTATGCTGCCCTGCTGGTGCTGACCAGCCCGGCAGCCACGCTCCTTGGCAGCCTGTTCCTGTGGCGGGAGCTGCAGGAGGCGCCACTGTCACTGGCCGAGGGCTGGCAGCTCTTCCTGGCAGCGCTGGCCCAGGGTGTGCTGGAGCACCACACCTACGGTGCCTTGCTCTTCCCACTGCTGTCCCTGGGCCTCTACCCCTGCTGGCTGCTTTTCTGGAATGTGCTCTTCTGGAAGTGA
- the CYC1 gene encoding cytochrome c1, heme protein, mitochondrial isoform X1: protein MAAAAASLRGVVLGPRGAGLPGARARGLLCSARPGQLPLRTPQAVALSSKSGLSRGRKVMLSALGMLAAGGAGLAVALHSAVSASDLELHPPSYPWSHRGLLSSLDHTSIRRGFQVYKQVCASCHSMDFVAYRHLVGVCYTEDEAKELAAEVEVQDGPNENGEMFMRPGKLFDYFPKPYPNSEAARAANNGALPPDLSYIVRARHGGEDYIFSLLTGYCEPPTGVSLREGLYFNPYFPGQAIAMAPPIYTDVLEFDDGTPATMSQIAKDVCTFLRWASEPEHDHRKRMGLKMLMMMALLVPLVYTIKRHKWSVLKSRKLAYRPPK from the exons ATGGCGGCAGCTGCGGCTTCGCTTCGCGGGGTAGTGTTGGGCCCGCGGGGCGCGGGGCTTCCGGGCGCGCGTGCCCGGGGTCTGCTGTGCAGCGCGCGGCCCGGGCAGCTCCCGCTACGGACACCTCAG GCAGTGGCCTTGTCGTCGAAGTCTGGCCTTTCCCGAGGCCGGAAAGTGATGCTGTCAGCGCTGGGTATGCTGGCGGCAGGGGGTGCGGGGCTGGCCGTGGCTCTGCATTCGGCTGTGAGTGCCAGTGACCTGGAGCTGCACCCCCCCAGCTATCCGTGGTCTCACCGTGGCCTCCTCTCTTCCTTGGACCACACCAG caTCCGGAGGGGTTTCCAGGTATATAAGCAGGTGTGCGCCTCCTGCCACAGCATGGACTTCGTGGCTTACCGCCACCTGGTGGGCGTGTGCTACACGGAGGATGAAGCTAAGGAGCTGGCTGCGGAG GTGGAGGTTCAAGACGGCCCCAATGAAAATGGGGAGATGTTCATGCGGCCAGGGAAGCTGTTCGACTATTTCCCAAAACCATACCCCAACAGTGAGGCTGCTCGAGCTGCCAACAACGGAGCATTGCCCCCTGACCTCAGCTACATCGTGCGAGCTAG gcatggtggtgaggaCTACATCTTCTCCCTGCTCACGGGCTACTGCGAGCCACCCACCGGGGTGTCACTGCGGGAAGGCCTCTACTTCAACCCCTACTTTCCTGGCCAGGCCATTGCCATGGCCCCTcctatctacacagatgtcttaGAGTTTGACGATG GCACCCCAGCTACCATGTCCCAGATAGCCAAGGATGTGTGCACCTTCCTGCGCTGGGCATCTGAGCCAGAGCACGACCATCGAAAACGCATGGGGCTCAAG ATGTTGATGATGATGGCTCTGCTGGTGCCCCTGGTCTACACCATAAAGCGGCACAAGTGGTCAGTCCTGAAGAGTCGGAAGCTGGCATATCGGCCGCCCAAGTGA
- the GPAA1 gene encoding glycosylphosphatidylinositol anchor attachment 1 protein isoform X2 → MGLLSDPVRRRALARLVLRLNAPLCVLSYVAGIAWFLALVFPPLTQRTYMSENAMGSTMVEEQFAGGDRARAFARDFAAHRKKSGALPVAWLERTMRSVGLEVYTQSFSRKLPFPDETHERYMVSGTNVYGILRAPRAASTESLVLTVPCGSDSTNSQAVGLLLALAAHFRGQIYWAKDIVFLVTEHDLLGTEAWLEAYHDVNVTGMQSSPLQGRAGAIQAAVALELSSDVVTSLDVAVEGLNGQLPNLDLLNLFQTFCQKGGLLCTLQGKLQPQDWTSLDGPLQGLQTLLLMVLRQASGRPHGSHGLFLRYRVEALTLRGINSFRQYKYDLVAVGKALEGMFRKLNHLLERLHQSFFLYLLPGLSRFVSIGLYMPAVGFLLLVLGLKALELWMQLHEAGMGLEEPGGAPGPSVPLPPSQGVGLASLVAPLLISQAMGLALYVLPVLGQHVATQHFPVAEAEAVVLTLLAIYAAGLALPHNTHRVISTQAPDRGWMALKLVALIYLALQLGCIALTNFSLGFLLATTMVPAAVLAKPHGPRTVYAALLVLTSPAATLLGSLFLWRELQEAPLSLAEGWQLFLAALAQGVLEHHTYGALLFPLLSLGLYPCWLLFWNVLFWK, encoded by the exons ATGGGCCTCCTGTCGGACCCGGTTCGCCGGCGCGCGCTCGCCCGCCTAGTGCTGCGCCTCAACGCGCCGTTGTG CGTGCTGAGCTACGTGGCAGGCATCGCCTGGTTCTTGGCGCTGGTTTTCCCGCCGCTGACCCAGCGCACTTACATGTCGGAGAACGCCATGGGCTCCACCATGGTGGAGGAGCAGTTTGCGGGCGGAGACCGTGCCCGGGCTTTTGCCCGGGACTTCGCCGCCCACCGCAAGAAGTCGGG GGCTCTGCCAGTGGCCTGGCTTGAACGGACGATGCGGTCAGTAGGGCTGGAGGTCTACACGCAGAGTTTCTCCCGGAAACTGCCCTTCCCAGATGAGACCCACGAGCGCTAT ATGGTGTCAGGCACCAACGTGTACGGCATCCTGCGGGCCCCGCGTGCTGCCAGCACCGAGTCGCTTGTGCTCACCGTGCCCTGTGGCTCTGACTCTACCAACAGCCAGGCTGTGGGGCTGCTGCTGGCACTGGCTGCCCACTTCCGGG GGCAGATATATTGGGCCAAAGATATCGTCTTCCTGGTGACAGAACATGACCTTCTGGGCACTGAGGCTTGGCTTGAAGCCTACCACGATGTCAATGTCACTG GCATGCAGTCGTCTCCCCTGCAGGGCCGAGCTGGGGCCATTCAGGCGGCCGTGGCCCTGGAGCTGAGCAGTGATGTGGTCACCAGCCTCGATGTGGCCGTGGAGGGGCTTAACGGGCAGCTGCCCAACCTTGACCTGCTCAATCTCTTCCAGACCTTCTGCCAGAAAGGGGGCCTGTTGTGCACGCTTCAGGGCAAG CTGCAGCCCCAGGACTGGACATCATTGGATGGACCGCTGCAGGGCCTGCAGACACTGCTGCTCATGGTTCTGCGGCAGGCCTCTGGCCGCCCCCACGGCTCCCATGGCCTCTTCCTGCGCTACCGTGTGGAGGCCCTAACCCTGCGTGGCATCAATAGCTTCCGCCAGTACAAGTATGACCTGGTGGCAGTGGGCAA GGCTTTGGAGGGCATGTTCCGCAAGCTCAACCACCTCCTGGAGCGCCTGCACCAGTCCTTCTTCCTCTACTTGCTCCCCGGCCTCTCCCGCTTCGTCTCCATCGGCCTCTACATGCCCGCTGTCGGCTTCTTGCTCCTGGTCCTTGGTCTCAAG GCTCTGGAACTGTGGATGCAGCTGCATGAGGCCGGAATGGGCCTTGAGGAGCCCGGGGGTGCCCCTGGCCCCAGTGTCCCCCTTCCCCCATCACAG GGTGTGGGGCTGGCCTCGCTCGTGGCACCTCTGCTGATCTCGCAGGCCATGGGACTGGCCCTCTATGTCCTGCCAGTGCTGGGCCAACACGTTGCCACCCAGCACTTCCCAGTggcagaggctgaggctgtggtGCTGACACTGCTGGCGATTTATGCagctggcctggccctgccccacaATACCCACCG GGTGATAAGCACACAGGCCCCAGACAGGGGCTGGATGGCACTGAAGCTGGTAGCCCTGATCTACCTAGCACTGCAGCTGGGCTGCATCGCCCTCACCAACTTCTCACTGGGCTTCCTGCTGGCCACCACCATGGTGCCCGCTGCTGTGCTTGCCAAGCCTCATGGGCCCCG GACCGTCTATGCTGCCCTGCTGGTGCTGACCAGCCCGGCAGCCACGCTCCTTGGCAGCCTGTTCCTGTGGCGGGAGCTGCAGGAGGCGCCACTGTCACTGGCCGAGGGCTGGCAGCTCTTCCTGGCAGCGCTGGCCCAGGGTGTGCTGGAGCACCACACCTACGGTGCCTTGCTCTTCCCACTGCTGTCCCTGGGCCTCTACCCCTGCTGGCTGCTTTTCTGGAATGTGCTCTTCTGGAAGTGA
- the EXOSC4 gene encoding exosome complex component RRP41, whose protein sequence is MAGLELLSDQGYRVDGRRAGELRKIQARMGVFAQADGSAYIEQGNTKALAVVYGPHEIRGSRARALPDRALVNCQYSSATFSTGERKRRPHGDRKSCEMGLQLRQTFEAAILTQLHPRSQIDIYVQVLQADGGTYAACVNAATLAVLDAGIPMRDFVCACSAGFVDGTALADLSHVEEAAGGPQLALALLPASGQIALLEMDARLHEDHLERVLEAAAQAARDVHTLLDRVVRQHVREASILLGD, encoded by the exons ATGGCGGGGCTGGAGCTCTTGTCCGACCAGGGCTACCGGGTGGACGGGCGGCGCGCCGGGGAGCTGCGCAAGATCCAGGCGCGGATGGGCGTGTTCGCGCAGGCTGACGGCTCGGCCTACATCGAGCAGGGCAACACCAAGGCGCTGGCGGTGGTCTACGGCCCGCACGAG ATCCGGGGCTCCCGGGCTCGAGCCCTGCCGGACAGGGCCCTAGTGAACTGTCAATATAGTTCAGCGACCTTTAGCACAGGTGAGCGCAAGCGACGGCCACATGGGGACCGTAAGTCCTGTGAGATGGGCCTGCAGCTCCGCCAGACTTTCGAAGCGGCCATCCTCACACAGCTGCACCCACGCTCCCAGATTGATATCTATGTGCAG GTGCTACAGGCAGATGGTGGGACCTATGCAGCTTGTGTGAATGCAGCCACGCTGGCAGTGCTGGATGCCGGGATACCCATGAGAGATTTTGTGTGTGCGTGCTCAGCTGGCTTCGTGGACGGCACAGCCCTGGCAGACCTCAGCCATGTGGAGGAAGCAGCTGGTGGCCCCcagctggccctggccctgctgccAGCCTCAGGACAGATTGCGCTGCTTGAGATGGATGCCCGGCTGCACGAGGACCACCTGGAGCGGGTGTTGGaggctgctgcccaggctgctcgAGATGTGCACACCCTCTTGGATCGAGTGGTCCGGCAGCATGTGCGTGAGGCGTCTATCTTGCTGGGGGACTGA
- the CYC1 gene encoding cytochrome c1, heme protein, mitochondrial isoform X2 yields MLSALGMLAAGGAGLAVALHSAVSASDLELHPPSYPWSHRGLLSSLDHTSIRRGFQVYKQVCASCHSMDFVAYRHLVGVCYTEDEAKELAAEVEVQDGPNENGEMFMRPGKLFDYFPKPYPNSEAARAANNGALPPDLSYIVRARHGGEDYIFSLLTGYCEPPTGVSLREGLYFNPYFPGQAIAMAPPIYTDVLEFDDGTPATMSQIAKDVCTFLRWASEPEHDHRKRMGLKMLMMMALLVPLVYTIKRHKWSVLKSRKLAYRPPK; encoded by the exons ATGCTGTCAGCGCTGGGTATGCTGGCGGCAGGGGGTGCGGGGCTGGCCGTGGCTCTGCATTCGGCTGTGAGTGCCAGTGACCTGGAGCTGCACCCCCCCAGCTATCCGTGGTCTCACCGTGGCCTCCTCTCTTCCTTGGACCACACCAG caTCCGGAGGGGTTTCCAGGTATATAAGCAGGTGTGCGCCTCCTGCCACAGCATGGACTTCGTGGCTTACCGCCACCTGGTGGGCGTGTGCTACACGGAGGATGAAGCTAAGGAGCTGGCTGCGGAG GTGGAGGTTCAAGACGGCCCCAATGAAAATGGGGAGATGTTCATGCGGCCAGGGAAGCTGTTCGACTATTTCCCAAAACCATACCCCAACAGTGAGGCTGCTCGAGCTGCCAACAACGGAGCATTGCCCCCTGACCTCAGCTACATCGTGCGAGCTAG gcatggtggtgaggaCTACATCTTCTCCCTGCTCACGGGCTACTGCGAGCCACCCACCGGGGTGTCACTGCGGGAAGGCCTCTACTTCAACCCCTACTTTCCTGGCCAGGCCATTGCCATGGCCCCTcctatctacacagatgtcttaGAGTTTGACGATG GCACCCCAGCTACCATGTCCCAGATAGCCAAGGATGTGTGCACCTTCCTGCGCTGGGCATCTGAGCCAGAGCACGACCATCGAAAACGCATGGGGCTCAAG ATGTTGATGATGATGGCTCTGCTGGTGCCCCTGGTCTACACCATAAAGCGGCACAAGTGGTCAGTCCTGAAGAGTCGGAAGCTGGCATATCGGCCGCCCAAGTGA